In the genome of Desulfolucanica intricata, the window TCCAGAATCATAAACAGGTAACTTTGATATTCCTCAAGCCCGTACGCCGTTACAATACCTTTCGACATTAGATAACAAATAATTTCATACTCCCGTTTGAAGCTCGTTATTTCATCAGGTGCGGCATATTTCGTGTTTAATATCTTAAGGATCACCGGCCGGTTATAAGTACCGGAAACCGCGCGGCAAACAACTGATTTTTTATTATAAAGTTGTTCCACCGGGTGGTAGTTGGGAATATTAATCACTCTTACATCTCCTTATATTTGTTATCTAACCGAATTATAGCATATCTTTTACAGAAAAATATTATCAAATCACTGCTTTAGCTTCTGAAGCCGGGAAAGAGATTAAAGAATACCGGGAGATAAAATTTTGTGCCAGAAAAACCCCCGGTACGGGGGTTTTTTTGTTTAAAGCTGCAATATCTTTTTAATTTCTTCTTGAATTCCCCTCATTTCCTCCACCGAATTAGCTTCTACATACACCCTGAACAAGGGCTCGGTTCCGGAGGGGCGAATTAATACCCAGGCACCGTTTTCCAGGACCAACTTCAAACCGTCTTTAGTAATCCTGTCAACTACCTTTTGGCCCGCCAGCTCTGCCGGTTCTAAAACCTTCATTTCACTTAATATCCGCTGCTTGGAATCAGGCGTAGTTTTTATATCCAGCCGCTCGCTAAAGAGCTCGCCGAATTCGCCTGTAATTTTCCCTAAAAGCTCCGTTAAGCTTATGCCGTGATGAGCCACGATTTCAGCCGCCAGGAGGCCCGCCAGAATGCCGTCTTTTTCAGGGATATGCCCCTTAATGGAAAGACCGCCGCTCTCCTCTCCACCCAGGACAGCACCCATCTCTAACAGACACTGGCCAATGTATTTAAAGCCCACGGCAGTTTCAACCACCCCGAGCCCGTATTTTTCGGCCATCCGGTCCAGCAGGTGGGTGGTAGCTACAGTCCGGGCCACCGGCCCGCGCATCCCCCGCACCGCCAGCAAGTGATAAAACAAGATCGGTAAAAACTTATTGGGCGTAATATACTCCCCATTCATATCGATAATCCCAAAGCGGTCGGCATCGCCGTCTAAGGCCAGGCCCAGCCGGGCATCGGTTGTTAATACCTTATTCTTCAATTCACCCAGGAGCTTAGCCGAGGGCTCGGGCAAACTTCCTCCGAAGAGGGGATCCCGGTAATTGCGAATTACCTCCAC includes:
- a CDS encoding phosphoglucomutase/phosphomannomutase family protein, which produces MSKIKFGTDGWRGIIARDFTFDNLRIVSQAVAGYINSRGMAGQGMVVGYDNRFLADQFAEEVAGVLAENGIPVYMTERSTPTPVTAYAIKEHNAAGAVMLTASHNPPEYNGFKFIPEYAGPALPHITGEIEKNIRRLEAPYRVDGAASSNIRIDMVNQEAALELAELPGKEQDLASLGIPEVFPEKKEPAEIKRINPFPAYKKHLSEIIDFENIRKAKLKVVVDPMCGCGIGYLDEILQEAGARVEVIRNYRDPLFGGSLPEPSAKLLGELKNKVLTTDARLGLALDGDADRFGIIDMNGEYITPNKFLPILFYHLLAVRGMRGPVARTVATTHLLDRMAEKYGLGVVETAVGFKYIGQCLLEMGAVLGGEESGGLSIKGHIPEKDGILAGLLAAEIVAHHGISLTELLGKITGEFGELFSERLDIKTTPDSKQRILSEMKVLEPAELAGQKVVDRITKDGLKLVLENGAWVLIRPSGTEPLFRVYVEANSVEEMRGIQEEIKKILQL